One Sulfolobus sp. S-194 DNA segment encodes these proteins:
- the cdvB1/B2 gene encoding cell division protein CdvB1/B2 gives MAGVNDFIKNWNGKQEPTIAEKVKNLFKPQQPLRYRLVMAHYRLKTTISRLDVYISKLQERDKALFEKVVEAQMNKDTARAAMYANEIAEIRKVTKQLLTTQIALEQVELRLETISELGDVFTSLIPVLGVVRELRQAMKGIMPELSVELAELEEGLQEVVIEAGEFTGGGIDYTMTTPEARKILEEASVVAEQRMKEKFPSLPSFVTSVAQKSNENQK, from the coding sequence ATGGCCGGTGTAAATGATTTCATAAAGAACTGGAATGGGAAACAAGAACCAACAATTGCTGAGAAAGTAAAGAATTTGTTTAAGCCACAGCAACCTTTGAGATATAGGCTTGTTATGGCTCATTATAGGTTAAAGACTACAATAAGTAGGCTTGATGTTTATATATCTAAATTACAAGAAAGAGATAAAGCATTATTTGAAAAAGTAGTAGAAGCACAAATGAATAAAGACACAGCAAGAGCCGCAATGTATGCTAATGAGATAGCTGAGATAAGGAAAGTAACAAAACAGTTATTAACTACTCAAATAGCTCTTGAACAAGTTGAATTAAGACTCGAGACTATAAGTGAGTTAGGTGATGTATTTACATCATTAATTCCAGTTTTAGGTGTTGTAAGGGAATTAAGGCAAGCAATGAAAGGTATAATGCCAGAACTCTCTGTAGAATTGGCGGAATTAGAAGAAGGACTACAAGAAGTGGTAATTGAAGCAGGTGAATTCACTGGTGGCGGAATTGATTATACTATGACAACTCCAGAGGCAAGGAAGATATTGGAAGAAGCATCTGTTGTTGCTGAACAGAGAATGAAGGAGAAGTTCCCATCTTTACCATCGTTTGTTACTTCAGTAGCTCAGAAATCTAATGAAAATCAAAAATAA
- a CDS encoding PHP domain-containing protein, with protein MLKIDFHVHTYYSDGKESPKEMLNYALKVGLSGIAITDHDTSKAHTTFKNKFVIPGQEVTTEFGHVVILCNFPPSPPRKISELIDYAKDNNCIVFPSHPFDIFRKGIGDKVFIYNFNAIEIFNSKAPKSANKKAEEAARQLGLPGLANSDSHIKYALGSAYNVVKLSEFNVDEILDSIRKNRIETVGIGLTVKAKFEIAKWYIQRKLRIEKNTS; from the coding sequence ATGTTAAAGATAGATTTTCATGTTCATACCTATTATAGTGATGGAAAAGAATCACCAAAAGAAATGTTAAATTATGCATTAAAAGTTGGACTTAGCGGAATAGCTATAACTGATCATGACACATCTAAAGCTCATACAACATTCAAAAATAAATTTGTAATCCCAGGGCAAGAAGTTACTACAGAATTTGGACACGTAGTCATATTATGTAATTTTCCTCCTTCTCCCCCTAGGAAAATTAGTGAATTAATAGATTATGCAAAAGATAATAATTGTATTGTTTTTCCTTCACATCCATTTGACATTTTTCGTAAAGGAATAGGAGATAAGGTGTTTATTTATAATTTTAATGCTATAGAAATATTCAATTCAAAAGCACCTAAATCAGCTAATAAAAAAGCTGAAGAAGCTGCTAGGCAATTAGGATTACCAGGATTAGCAAATAGTGATTCTCATATAAAATATGCTTTAGGATCCGCATATAACGTAGTTAAGTTAAGTGAATTTAACGTAGACGAAATTTTAGATAGTATTAGGAAAAATAGAATAGAAACTGTGGGAATAGGATTAACCGTAAAGGCTAAGTTTGAGATAGCCAAATGGTATATACAGAGGAAACTGAGAATTGAGAAAAATACCAGCTGA
- a CDS encoding aspartate kinase, with amino-acid sequence MKVIKIGGSIQKDEKDYELILEKLKKEIDYNDKNIIVTSAIKNITNQLSDIIKNTDKAMDIVTDIYDRHVRLLSKLTNGIEFERSFGEISKLADELFKIAWSVRVLDEVTPRVKDYILSFGERFAVILLSAFLRSSSIQSNYILDPPLITDENFGEANVLLQPSKENLMKKIDGINENVIVIPGFIGKSTQNKFTTIGRGGSDYTATVVGKILGAKEVKLITEVPGIMTADPKKIPQAKTIPRLALEEAIELSQLGAKKLHPRTFDPIFNTNLKVVIEGLYEEGSTVIEGSCTKDDILKGIATRNNLELITIESTNIVGKIGSAATIMSEARNANVNLIAISQPVSETVIQLVIDSQDRERLIERLNNLNNLIEDIQSRKVSAISIVGCGLRNKEISAKVISKASPLDPIFISRGLKGVSLTFIVDEKDENSLAKELHEVILEWQTK; translated from the coding sequence ATGAAAGTAATTAAAATAGGCGGATCTATACAAAAAGATGAAAAAGATTATGAATTAATATTAGAGAAATTAAAGAAAGAAATTGATTATAATGATAAAAACATTATTGTAACTTCAGCGATTAAGAACATTACAAATCAGCTGTCAGATATTATAAAAAATACAGATAAAGCAATGGATATTGTCACTGATATTTATGATAGGCATGTAAGATTACTTTCGAAGTTAACCAATGGAATAGAGTTTGAGCGCTCTTTTGGAGAAATTTCAAAACTTGCTGATGAGCTTTTTAAAATCGCATGGTCAGTTAGAGTATTAGATGAGGTTACTCCTAGGGTTAAAGATTATATATTATCCTTTGGAGAAAGATTTGCAGTAATTTTACTATCCGCATTTTTAAGATCTAGCAGCATACAATCTAATTATATATTAGATCCGCCCCTTATAACTGATGAAAATTTTGGAGAAGCTAATGTATTACTTCAACCATCTAAGGAAAATCTAATGAAAAAAATAGATGGCATTAATGAAAATGTTATTGTGATCCCAGGATTTATTGGTAAAAGTACACAAAATAAATTCACTACGATAGGACGTGGAGGGAGTGACTATACTGCAACAGTAGTAGGAAAAATACTAGGAGCAAAAGAGGTCAAGTTAATAACTGAAGTCCCTGGAATAATGACTGCTGATCCTAAGAAAATACCACAAGCTAAAACTATTCCAAGATTAGCTCTTGAGGAGGCTATTGAACTTTCTCAACTTGGTGCCAAAAAATTACATCCAAGAACATTTGACCCTATATTTAATACAAATCTAAAAGTGGTAATCGAAGGACTTTATGAAGAAGGAAGTACTGTAATAGAAGGAAGTTGTACAAAAGATGACATTTTAAAAGGAATCGCAACAAGAAATAATCTTGAACTTATAACAATTGAAAGTACTAATATAGTAGGAAAAATTGGTTCTGCCGCTACAATAATGTCAGAAGCTAGAAATGCTAATGTAAACCTTATAGCAATTTCTCAACCAGTCTCAGAGACAGTAATCCAATTAGTAATTGATTCTCAAGACAGAGAAAGATTAATAGAAAGATTAAATAATTTAAATAATTTAATAGAAGATATACAATCAAGAAAAGTAAGCGCAATTAGCATAGTTGGTTGCGGATTAAGAAATAAGGAAATCTCAGCTAAAGTTATTAGTAAAGCCTCTCCCCTAGATCCTATTTTCATATCTAGAGGTTTGAAAGGCGTTAGCTTAACATTTATAGTTGATGAAAAAGATGAAAATAGTTTAGCCAAAGAACTTCACGAGGTGATCTTGGAGTGGCAGACAAAATAA
- a CDS encoding UbiD family decarboxylase, producing MAFSDLREYINYLRSKKKIIEIEDEVDPILEIAEISRRATYNKLPPLLFKNIKGYPNWSIITNIYYSIEAFYDLFNTNKLEEITESFLDKMSGSLPISFSSKISNLFDILKLGKILPKSKKPNFKEDNNLDFNKIPALKTWPKDAGRYLTFSILITKDPDTEVHNLSVYRIQLLNEKEAIVHWQALKRGSLTAFKYKEKGITKIPAVIVNGVDPILAFVSASPVPPGLDKYLFAGILRNEGVEVHELDNGILVPSTAETVFEGYVDLNDLRLEGPFGDHLGYYTPQDYYPVFKLKRAYSRDNPIFHATSVGKPPLEDAWIGKAVERLFLPFIRMLIPEIVDMNLPEFGLFTGIGIFSIKKYYPGQAKKTMMSIWGLGQLSLLKMVIVVDADVNVHDLNEVLYAITTTVNPSRDVVIIDNIITDSLDHTTLFPPLGSKIGIDATRKFKEEMGKEWPEEVSSDENVVKRIMPLWEKIKTQYHP from the coding sequence TTGGCATTCTCAGATTTGCGTGAATATATAAACTACTTACGTTCAAAGAAAAAAATTATTGAAATCGAGGATGAAGTAGACCCTATACTTGAAATTGCAGAAATTTCTAGAAGAGCTACTTACAACAAACTTCCTCCATTACTTTTTAAAAATATTAAAGGTTATCCAAATTGGAGTATAATAACTAATATATATTATTCAATTGAAGCTTTTTATGATTTATTTAATACTAATAAATTAGAAGAAATTACAGAGTCTTTTTTAGATAAAATGTCTGGTTCTTTACCCATATCCTTCTCTAGTAAAATAAGTAATCTCTTTGATATTTTAAAACTAGGAAAAATTTTGCCTAAGTCAAAAAAACCAAATTTCAAAGAAGATAATAACTTAGATTTTAATAAAATTCCTGCTCTTAAGACATGGCCTAAGGATGCAGGAAGATATCTAACATTTTCTATACTAATAACCAAGGACCCTGACACTGAAGTTCATAATTTGAGTGTATATAGAATTCAACTTTTAAATGAAAAAGAGGCCATAGTTCATTGGCAAGCACTAAAAAGAGGATCTTTAACAGCGTTTAAATATAAAGAAAAAGGAATTACCAAAATCCCCGCAGTGATAGTAAATGGTGTTGATCCTATTCTAGCATTTGTCTCCGCCTCTCCAGTACCACCTGGACTAGATAAATATCTTTTTGCTGGAATTTTGAGAAACGAAGGAGTAGAGGTTCACGAGTTAGATAATGGTATTCTTGTGCCCTCAACTGCTGAGACTGTTTTTGAAGGTTATGTAGATCTAAATGATTTAAGGTTAGAAGGCCCATTTGGTGATCACTTAGGTTACTATACTCCACAGGATTATTATCCAGTATTTAAATTAAAAAGAGCTTATTCAAGAGATAATCCTATATTTCATGCCACTTCTGTAGGAAAACCTCCTTTAGAAGACGCATGGATCGGTAAAGCTGTAGAAAGACTTTTTCTCCCTTTCATTAGAATGCTAATACCAGAAATTGTTGACATGAATCTTCCAGAATTTGGCCTATTTACTGGTATTGGTATATTCTCTATTAAGAAATATTATCCAGGTCAAGCTAAAAAGACAATGATGAGTATATGGGGACTTGGCCAACTTAGCCTATTAAAAATGGTTATTGTTGTTGATGCAGATGTAAATGTTCATGATCTAAATGAAGTTTTATATGCTATTACTACTACTGTGAACCCTAGTAGGGATGTAGTAATTATCGATAATATTATTACTGATTCTTTAGATCATACAACTCTTTTTCCCCCTTTAGGGAGTAAAATAGGTATTGATGCTACTAGGAAATTTAAAGAAGAAATGGGGAAAGAATGGCCAGAAGAGGTATCAAGTGATGAAAATGTGGTAAAAAGAATAATGCCTTTGTGGGAAAAAATCAAAACTCAATATCATCCCTAA
- the asd gene encoding aspartate-semialdehyde dehydrogenase, with protein MADKIKVSLLGSTGMVGQKMVRMLSKHPYIELVKVSASPSKIGKKYKDAVKWIEQGDIPEEVQDLPIVSTNYEDHKDVDVVLSALPNELAESIELELVKNGKIVVSNASPFRMDPDVPLINPEINWEHLELLKFQKERKGWKGFLVKNPNCTAAIMSMPIKPLIEIATKSKIIITTLQAVSGAGYNGISFMAIEGNIIPYIKGEEDKIAKELTKLNGKLENNQIIPANLDSTVTSIRVPTRVGHMGVINIITNERINIEEIKKTLKNFKSLPQQKNLPTAPKQPIIVRDEEDRPQPIIDVNAENGMTVTVGRIRHENNVLRLVVLGDNLVRGAAGITILTVEVMKELGYI; from the coding sequence GTGGCAGACAAAATAAAAGTTTCACTTCTAGGCTCTACCGGAATGGTAGGGCAAAAAATGGTAAGGATGCTTTCAAAACATCCCTATATAGAATTAGTGAAAGTAAGTGCTTCCCCTTCTAAAATTGGTAAAAAATATAAAGATGCAGTGAAGTGGATAGAGCAAGGAGACATACCAGAAGAAGTACAAGATTTACCAATAGTTTCAACAAATTATGAAGATCACAAAGATGTTGATGTAGTATTGTCAGCTTTACCAAATGAATTAGCGGAATCAATAGAACTTGAACTTGTGAAAAACGGAAAGATAGTCGTGTCTAATGCTAGTCCATTTAGAATGGATCCAGATGTACCGTTAATTAACCCAGAAATTAATTGGGAACACTTAGAATTACTTAAATTTCAAAAGGAAAGAAAAGGTTGGAAAGGTTTCCTAGTAAAAAATCCTAATTGTACAGCTGCTATAATGTCAATGCCAATAAAACCCTTAATTGAAATAGCAACAAAATCTAAAATAATAATTACTACTCTACAAGCAGTAAGTGGAGCTGGATATAATGGAATCTCATTTATGGCAATAGAAGGTAATATAATCCCATACATTAAGGGAGAAGAAGACAAAATAGCAAAAGAATTAACTAAATTAAACGGAAAACTTGAAAATAATCAAATAATTCCGGCAAACTTAGACTCAACTGTTACATCAATTAGAGTACCTACAAGAGTAGGGCATATGGGAGTTATTAATATTATTACAAATGAGAGAATAAACATAGAGGAAATAAAGAAAACACTAAAGAATTTCAAATCTTTACCTCAACAGAAAAATTTACCTACCGCACCAAAACAACCAATAATAGTAAGAGATGAAGAAGATAGACCACAGCCTATTATTGATGTAAATGCAGAAAATGGCATGACAGTAACTGTGGGCAGGATAAGACATGAAAATAATGTGCTTAGGTTAGTTGTTTTAGGAGATAATTTAGTTAGAGGAGCTGCCGGAATAACAATACTTACTGTAGAAGTTATGAAAGAATTAGGGTACATTTAA
- the thrC gene encoding threonine synthase, whose product MQGYLKCLDCGSQYPIQQDIITCPKCGGLLEIIVEPKKDFSFSKLKGKGVWRYKELIAGRYKNIVSINEGNTPLIVSSSNKNLYFKFEGTNPTGSFKDRGMTVAISSAKSLNYKVVVAASTGNTAASAAAYASRAGLRSYIVLPKGKVALGKLAQSILYGTTILEVDGSFDVAMNSVMKLYRELKIVYPLNSFNPWRLEGQKTIAFEIVEDMGVPDNVIVPVGNAGNIYAIWKGFVELMNIGITDKVPRMIGIQAEGAAPIAKALEKGLDKPEFIDSPETVASAIRIGKPVNWKKAIKAIRSSNGFATYVSDSEILEAQKELARKEGIGAEPASAASYAGYLKLVNSGKIDKTEKTVLILTGHALKDPDAMIKAESRRILVNPEHINEIILGDLK is encoded by the coding sequence ATGCAAGGCTATCTAAAATGCTTAGACTGTGGATCACAATATCCTATCCAACAAGATATCATAACTTGTCCTAAATGTGGAGGATTATTAGAGATAATTGTTGAACCTAAGAAAGATTTTTCATTCAGTAAACTAAAAGGTAAAGGAGTTTGGAGATATAAAGAATTAATAGCAGGCAGATACAAAAATATTGTAAGCATAAATGAGGGAAATACCCCACTAATTGTTTCTTCTAGTAACAAAAATCTATATTTTAAGTTTGAAGGAACTAACCCTACTGGTAGTTTTAAGGATAGAGGAATGACAGTAGCTATAAGCTCCGCTAAATCATTAAACTATAAAGTTGTAGTAGCTGCATCCACTGGAAATACTGCAGCTTCTGCAGCTGCATATGCAAGCAGAGCTGGTTTAAGAAGTTACATTGTGTTACCTAAAGGAAAAGTTGCTTTAGGAAAATTGGCTCAATCTATACTTTATGGAACTACTATACTTGAAGTTGATGGAAGTTTTGACGTTGCTATGAATAGTGTAATGAAATTATATAGAGAGCTAAAAATAGTTTATCCACTTAACTCTTTTAATCCATGGAGACTTGAAGGACAAAAAACTATTGCTTTTGAAATAGTCGAGGACATGGGAGTACCTGACAATGTGATAGTACCCGTAGGTAATGCTGGAAACATTTATGCTATATGGAAGGGATTTGTAGAATTAATGAATATCGGAATTACTGATAAAGTACCTAGAATGATTGGAATACAAGCGGAAGGAGCAGCACCAATAGCTAAGGCTCTAGAAAAAGGATTAGATAAACCAGAATTTATAGATTCTCCTGAAACTGTAGCTTCTGCTATAAGAATAGGTAAACCAGTGAATTGGAAAAAAGCGATCAAGGCTATAAGATCATCTAATGGATTTGCAACTTATGTTTCTGACTCTGAAATCTTAGAGGCGCAAAAAGAATTAGCTAGGAAAGAAGGAATAGGTGCAGAACCTGCATCAGCTGCTTCCTATGCTGGTTATTTAAAGCTTGTAAATTCTGGCAAAATTGATAAAACCGAAAAAACTGTTTTAATTTTAACTGGTCATGCGCTAAAGGATCCAGATGCAATGATAAAAGCTGAGTCACGAAGAATTCTGGTTAACCCAGAACATATAAATGAAATAATCTTGGGTGATCTAAAATGA